The sequence below is a genomic window from Methylotuvimicrobium sp. KM2.
GATTTTATCGGTAAGGCGGCGGCAGAATTGTACAATCGAAGACATGGATGCTGAGGCCCGGGCGTAAAAAATGAGAAAGCCGGTAATTATACCTAATACTTTGTTCGGGGTGAGTGATTCAACCCGTCCAAGGCGATTCGAGGGCTTCGGCATACCCTTTATCCTAGAAAAAGCATTTCACCATGAAGATCATGAAGAATAGGAAGTTAATTCAATAGCTTATTACGCGTTTGTATAGAACTTTCGCTCACCAAAAAGGTTAGCGAGAAGGGTTTGGTAAGTTCTTGGAATCCTTCATGAACTTCATGTGCTTCATGGTTAAACTGCCGAATTCAGGTTTATTGTCATTTAACACCCTCGAATCTCCCTCACCTAACGCTAGGCGATCGATAAACTTGCTAAACAGAGGCCATCGTATATTTGGAAACGGTGTTGTTTGATAAATCTGCGGATATTGCTTTCTGGTTCCCACGGTCCTCCGTGGGAACCCGTACCTTGGCTGTCGAAACCAGATCGGTATGCGTTCCCACGCTGGAGCGATGGGAACGAGGAAAAATCTCCCCCAGCCACTCTTTTTCAAAGAGGCGAGTAAAACTCCAAGGACCTTAACTTAATGGCATTGACGCTGGAGCGGGGGAACGATAGGGGGGGTGAATATTTCATGAGCGCAGGGCGAGGAAACCATTTGGGGAGGTCATTTTGTGCGTATATGCTGTTACCCAAGCTCCAGCTTGGGTAACCTGTTCAGGAAGCTCTAGCTTCCCGACATTAGGTACGCACAGCGTACCCTACAATTTATCTATAGCGATGGGCGCGCAGGGTGAAAGAACCATTTAGGGCGGTTTTTTTGTGCGTGTTTTTGGGTTCGAAATTCGGCAATTATTGCCGGCATGATTATTGATTCGGTAAGGACATAAGGATTTCCTACGATACCGCTGCGACATTTTGTATGGAGTCTTAAGTAGTTGAAATAAAAATATAAATTGTTATAGCGGAAGAGCGGGTTAGCATCGCTATATTTTGATTCCGATTCTCGAAAAAATAAATAGCTAAGATTGCCATTAAAAGAGTAGAAATTTAAATTTCCGCCTACTATCCTTAAATAAGGCTTAACGCTTTGCAACCATTCAGTCCCCCGGCAATTATCGTCCCCATGCTGGAGCGCTCTTCGTTATACATAAATTGTAGGGTACGCTGCGCGTACCAAAGTCGTGCCCTGGCGGCTCGGTTGGCACATGAACATTGCGGGGTTACCATGGTACGCACAGCGTACCCTACGCGGTTCGTCTAGCGTTAGGTGACCCGCTAATGTTAAGTGGCAATAAATGCTATCGAGGTCTCATTGGTTAAGATTGCAAAAGGGTAATTTTTGACTTATGTATAACGATGAGCGCCGGAGCGTGGGAACGATAGGGGTGTGAATAATTACAACGCTTTCGTTACGGTTCCTTGAATGATTCGTGAAGAATCTTTTGTCTTTTAAAAAATAGTTTTTGGTGATTGGTTATGCAACGACAAACTCTTGTCATTTCATTATTATCCGCGGCAATGGTATTGTTGCCGGCTTGCAGCAGTTCTCCTTCACGTCATGCTGAAATTAAACCGGCGACTCCGCCAAGGGTTTCTACCGGCTCTCAGTGGGCCTATAAACCGACTATAGCTTCAAAGTTCGCTCAAAAGGAACAGGGCGTCTTTCCTAGGCCGCCATCATTGGAGCCGGCGGTCGATTTTTGGCGTAAGACTTATGGCGTATGGCATCGTTCGGAAGTTGCGTTTCATGATGATCGTTTTATGGGCGTTATCTATGAAGTGATGAGGTTGCCGGGCAATGTCGGCGAAGGCTTGACTAACCAACAAAAAACGATGATCGATCAGCGCAAGGCATTTTGGAAAAATCGCTTGAGTGATTTAGACAGGAAATTGCGAGCTAAAGCGCCGCTAGACCAAGTCGATAAACACATCGTCGCCAAAATCCAAAGTCAAGGCAAACTACATGAGATTTTGCCGGAGGCCAGTCAAAGATTACGGTCGCAACGCGGCATAAAAGAACGCTTTAAACGCGGCATGGAGATCAGCGGTCGTTATGATGCGCAATTTAGAAGAATTTTCCGCGAATATAATTTGCCGGAGGATTTCGCCTATTTACCGCATGTCGAGTCGTCATTTCAAGCTTCCGCAAAATCCCACGCCGGCGCGGTCGGTATGTGGCAGTTTACGAAAGGCGCGGCTGAAACATTCATGCCGGGTAAAAACAGACCCGATCGGCGGCACGATCCGATCGCCTCGGCTCATGGCGCGGCTCGTTATCTAAAGTATGCTTACAACAAACTCAACGATTGGCCGACCGCGGTGACGTCTTATAATCACGGGATCGGCGGAATGTCGCGGGCACAAAATCAAGTCGGCCGCGATTTCGAACAAATCGTCGAACGATACAATAGTCCGATATTCGGATTCGCTTCGCGTAATTATTATGCACAGTTTTTGGCTGCGAGAGACATCGCCGCGAACCCTTTGGCTTATTTTCGCGAAGGCATAAACTATGAAGGTCCGATGGGATCGGCTCATTACCTCGCCTCGGAGTAACGGCTTTTCACCGTTCCTACGCTCTGCGCTCGCAGTTATACACAAGTATCGGTAAACCTCCTAAACAGAGGTTATCGTATACTTGAAAACGGTGCTGTTTGATAAATCTTGGGATATTGAACATCAGTGGCTTCGAAATCGCGACGAAGGCGTCGCTCCCACAAGGGGCCGGATGCTCTGTGGGAGCGATCCCCAGATCGTCTCTCACCTAACGCTAGGTGAGGGAAAATCGGGAACGTTGGGCGACAAAAAATGGTATCGAGGCCTCATTGGCTAAGATTGCAATACGGTAATTCATCGTTCCCATGCTCTGCGTGGGAATGCATCCCGGGACGCTCTGCGTCCCCAGAGGTCGATAATCCCGACAAGAGCAACGATACATTCTCTAAAGTTTCTTAATCCGATTGCCCGCTGCAGTCGACGCAGAGCGTCTAAAGCGGCGTTCCCACGCAGAGCATTCATCGTTATACATAAATTGTAGGGTACGCTGCGCGTACCAAAGCCGTGCCCTAGCGGTTCGGTTGGCACATGAAATGAACATCGCGGTATTACCATGGTACGCACAGCGTACCCTACGCGGATCACCTTGCGTTAGGCGAGGGAGATCCGAGGGTGTTAAATGGCAATAAAAAGTATCGAGGTTCCTCGTTCCCATCGCTCCAGCGTGGGAACGCATACCGATCTGGTTTCAACAGCCAAGATACGGATTCCCACGGAGGACCGTGGGAACCAGAAAAAAGGCTTAACTTAATGGCAGTGACGCAGAGCATGGGAACGAGCGTTTTGTGGGGATACATCAAGGATTGGAGGCTTTTTCGGATCGATATTCCCTCAAGCATCATTATCGTCAGTCTGTTAGAATCCTTCCATTTACGGGCGGCGATTCATGCGTAAATGGATAATTTACGCGTTTTGCCGATATTTTTCGGATACGGCAACCAAGCGATTGCATTTAGGTTTTAACAATAAACTTCGTGTTGCCGATTAAATGGCGGACTGATCATGTGTTTTAGTGCGAATATGTCTTTGGGTCTTGGCGTGGTAGGCCTGGCGGCTTCTAGCGTGACTTTTTTGGATAAGAGCGAAACTCTGCCGGTGAGATTGGCCAGAGCCTACGCAATATTGCATTTTTCACTGATGGAATTTATTCAATATTTTGCTTACCCGGTTGCCGATCAATGCGGTTACGGCACGAATCTTTTTCTCAGCGAATTATCGACTTATCACATTAGCCTGCAGGCATTTGCAATTATGCCGGCATTGGCCAGTTATTCCTCCGATAAAGAAGCACTCAAAAAAGCGTTCTACTTTAGCGCGACCTTGAGTTCGTTATTCCTCATCTTCAATTTCCTGCCTAAGGAGTGGCAATTATTCGGAATCGAGCCGAACTTTATCGGTAACAAAGTGGCTTGTCTTTATAGCGGGATTTATCACATCGGTTATGCAATACCGAGCGCCTTCGGTTTACTTGTAACCCATGGATCATTGTTCGCCTTGGCGTTGAGCGGATATATTTGGCCCGATAATTGGAAGATGGCTTCTTACCACTGCGCCATGGCCTTGATGACCTTGCTGATGCCGCAATGGCTATTCGGCGTGTCGACCGGCGAGGCGGCGGCGATTTATTGCCTGTTCTCGATACCGATAACAATCAGC
It includes:
- a CDS encoding lytic transglycosylase domain-containing protein, with the protein product MQRQTLVISLLSAAMVLLPACSSSPSRHAEIKPATPPRVSTGSQWAYKPTIASKFAQKEQGVFPRPPSLEPAVDFWRKTYGVWHRSEVAFHDDRFMGVIYEVMRLPGNVGEGLTNQQKTMIDQRKAFWKNRLSDLDRKLRAKAPLDQVDKHIVAKIQSQGKLHEILPEASQRLRSQRGIKERFKRGMEISGRYDAQFRRIFREYNLPEDFAYLPHVESSFQASAKSHAGAVGMWQFTKGAAETFMPGKNRPDRRHDPIASAHGAARYLKYAYNKLNDWPTAVTSYNHGIGGMSRAQNQVGRDFEQIVERYNSPIFGFASRNYYAQFLAARDIAANPLAYFREGINYEGPMGSAHYLASE
- a CDS encoding DUF5765 domain-containing protein, with the translated sequence MCFSANMSLGLGVVGLAASSVTFLDKSETLPVRLARAYAILHFSLMEFIQYFAYPVADQCGYGTNLFLSELSTYHISLQAFAIMPALASYSSDKEALKKAFYFSATLSSLFLIFNFLPKEWQLFGIEPNFIGNKVACLYSGIYHIGYAIPSAFGLLVTHGSLFALALSGYIWPDNWKMASYHCAMALMTLLMPQWLFGVSTGEAAAIYCLFSIPITISFMPHFKQFFTVIPQRLQRA